In the genome of Taurinivorans muris, one region contains:
- the cimA gene encoding citramalate synthase yields MMDFYIYDTSLRDGAQSEDVQLSMPDKIKIALRLDNFGIQCIEGGWPGANPVDNDFFAEIKQYSLKNAKISAFGSTHHASFRAEDDPTMKALVASRMPIMTIFGKSSEKHALDALRVSPAQNLELIHNSIAFLTRHAEKVFFDAEHFFDGFKANKDYALEVLKNAHKAGADTLVLCDSNGGTLPSEVSQIVRICKKELPEAAFGIHAHNDCELAVANSLAALEAGATHIQGTMNGVGERCGNANLCSIIPIIEVKLGKKCLPGDMLRQITATSAYVYEVMNMKPFARQAFVGKSAFAHKGGVHVSAINRDASLYEHIKPEEVGNSQRVLITELAGRSNIVSLARRFGFHLDKDEPVVKGLFHELKTKASLGYDYAAAEASMELLLLRKLARRGVRNFFTLKSLRVFETKDEAGQPLAEATVAVEVEGVVEHTAATGQGPVNAMDIALRKALSSFYPKISELSLRDFKVRVLTIGQEETSRNHDLFSPENEKIPARNGGTASVVRVLIESADMRGAWVTVGVSYDIIEASWQALADSVTYKLYRDEWQSHNNTDNE; encoded by the coding sequence ATGATGGATTTCTATATTTACGATACGAGCCTTAGGGACGGCGCGCAAAGCGAAGATGTGCAGCTTAGCATGCCCGATAAGATTAAAATCGCCCTGCGGCTTGATAATTTCGGTATCCAGTGCATTGAGGGGGGATGGCCGGGGGCCAATCCCGTCGACAATGACTTTTTTGCGGAAATTAAACAATATTCATTGAAAAATGCGAAGATTTCCGCATTTGGCAGCACACACCATGCAAGTTTCAGGGCTGAGGACGATCCGACAATGAAAGCCCTTGTCGCTTCAAGAATGCCGATTATGACCATTTTCGGCAAATCAAGCGAGAAACACGCTCTTGACGCCTTGCGGGTCAGCCCAGCGCAAAACCTTGAGCTTATCCATAATTCCATTGCTTTTTTGACCCGGCATGCCGAAAAAGTCTTTTTTGACGCCGAACACTTTTTTGACGGATTTAAAGCAAATAAGGATTATGCCTTGGAAGTTTTGAAAAACGCTCACAAGGCGGGGGCGGACACGCTTGTCTTGTGCGATTCCAACGGCGGCACACTGCCCTCCGAAGTTTCGCAAATCGTGCGGATCTGCAAAAAAGAATTGCCCGAAGCGGCGTTCGGCATTCACGCCCATAACGACTGCGAACTTGCCGTCGCCAATTCTCTCGCCGCCCTGGAGGCGGGAGCTACGCACATTCAGGGCACGATGAACGGCGTCGGCGAGCGGTGCGGCAATGCCAATCTTTGTTCCATCATTCCCATTATCGAAGTGAAACTGGGTAAAAAATGTCTGCCCGGCGATATGCTCAGGCAGATTACCGCGACTTCCGCGTATGTGTATGAAGTAATGAATATGAAACCGTTTGCGCGGCAGGCTTTTGTGGGCAAATCCGCTTTCGCCCATAAGGGCGGTGTCCATGTCAGCGCGATCAATCGTGACGCGAGCCTTTATGAGCATATCAAGCCTGAAGAAGTCGGCAACAGTCAGCGCGTGCTTATTACCGAACTTGCGGGACGAAGCAATATCGTAAGTCTTGCGCGGCGTTTCGGTTTTCATTTGGATAAGGACGAGCCTGTTGTCAAAGGGCTTTTCCATGAGCTTAAGACAAAGGCGAGCCTTGGTTATGATTATGCCGCGGCGGAAGCGAGCATGGAACTTTTGCTTTTGCGTAAACTTGCGCGGCGCGGGGTGCGTAATTTCTTCACCTTGAAAAGTTTGCGGGTTTTTGAAACAAAAGACGAAGCGGGGCAGCCGTTGGCGGAAGCGACGGTCGCCGTCGAGGTCGAGGGCGTTGTGGAACATACCGCAGCCACGGGGCAGGGACCGGTCAATGCCATGGATATCGCTTTGCGCAAGGCCTTATCCTCTTTTTATCCCAAAATTTCGGAATTGAGTTTACGTGACTTCAAAGTGCGTGTGCTTACTATCGGACAGGAAGAAACAAGTCGGAACCATGATTTGTTCAGCCCTGAAAATGAAAAAATCCCCGCCCGAAACGGGGGCACGGCAAGTGTCGTCAGGGTGCTGATCGAAAGCGCCGATATGCGGGGCGCATGGGTGACCGTGGGGGTTTCTTACGATATTATCGAAGCCAGCTGGCAGGCTCTTGCCGACAGCGTGACCTATAAACTGTATCGCGATGAATGGCAAAGCCATAACAACACGGATAATGAATAG
- a CDS encoding putative quinol monooxygenase has product MIKVLIMLITMIPMGKTAIWAKEPIQDNNNGMIVRISEIEVYQEYLDEYLNHAAEVAQISVEKEKDVISIYPMQLIKHDTQIRILEIYRNQKAYENHIASPHFKKYKEETLHMVKHLDLIDTYQLCPTNFNKIFKKSD; this is encoded by the coding sequence ATGATAAAAGTGCTCATTATGCTGATAACAATGATACCTATGGGAAAAACTGCAATTTGGGCAAAAGAACCAATACAAGACAATAACAACGGAATGATTGTCAGAATATCAGAAATTGAAGTATATCAGGAATATTTAGATGAATATTTAAACCATGCGGCAGAAGTCGCCCAAATTTCCGTTGAAAAGGAAAAAGACGTCATTTCAATTTACCCCATGCAGCTGATTAAACATGATACGCAAATAAGAATATTAGAAATTTACAGAAATCAAAAAGCATACGAAAATCATATTGCGTCACCCCATTTCAAAAAATATAAAGAAGAAACCTTACATATGGTCAAACATCTTGATTTAATTGACACATATCAACTTTGCCCCACAAATTTCAATAAAATATTTAAAAAATCAGATTGA